In Nicotiana tabacum cultivar K326 chromosome 2, ASM71507v2, whole genome shotgun sequence, the following proteins share a genomic window:
- the LOC107783832 gene encoding uncharacterized protein LOC107783832, which produces MDICSANYKSDCGSVSGYFESSKGTLGCASGNPGGPFVNDLALHLSESLIIEDGEDLIDKDNFNTLEEDRSEDIDANGTGIADSEKCLIKSATFPCSSTSAPLSELVYGQEADAKSTDLPYSRSISFPTALKLVSAIKGSREKQGKPPRKLSVTWAPDVYDPIPTAVSHVPNRGQRHRSDNKKHGKNKQKSNGKSSRGSKSKDKKQGRKHGGSAKRSYHHLEDNHITTCSSFHSLGDNITAHSSGLQASTVDYDIGSTPDPFCGSSFLKKSVTKLHFPVAEAS; this is translated from the exons ATGGACATTTGTTCTGCTAATTACAAGTCGGACTGTGGAAGTGTAAGCGGCTATTTTGAGTCATCAAAGGGGACTCTTGGTTGTGCTTCTGGCAATCCAGGTGGTCCTTTTGTTAATGATCTTGCgctccatctctctgaatctctgATTATTGAGGATGGTGAAGACTTGATTGATAAGGACAATTTCAACACGTTGGAGGAAGACAGAAGTGAAGATATTGATGCAAATGGCACTGGCATTGCGGACTCGGAAAAATGCCTGATCAAGTCTGCAACATTTCCCTGCTCTAGTACGAGCGCTCCCCTTTCTGAGTTGGTTTATGGGCAGGAGGCTGATGCTAAATCAACTGACTTGCCTTATTCACGTTCCATATCTTTTCCT acaGCTTTGAAGCTTGTATCTGCCATTAAAGGTAGCCGGGAGAAACAAGGCAAACCGCCCAGGAAGCTGTCTGTGACATGGGCTCCCGATGTGTATGACCCTATTCCAACAGCAGTTTCGCATGTGCCAAACAGGGGGCAACGCCACAGGAGTGACAACAAGAAGCATGGGAAGAATAAGCAGAAAAGCAATGGCAAATCTTCGCGAGGGAGCAAGAGTAAAGACAAGAAACAAGGTCGCAAGCATGGTGGGAGTGCCAAGAGGAGTTATCATCATCTGGAGGATAACCACATAACGACTTGTTCTAGCTTCCATTCTTTGGGGGATAACATAACTGCTCATTCCAGTGGGCTGCAGGCTAGCACTGTGGATTATGATATTGGCAGCACTCCGGATCCATTCTGTGGGAGTAGTTTTCTCAAGAAATCTGTCACAAAGTTGCATTTTCCAGTTGCAGAAGCTTCCTGA
- the LOC142166243 gene encoding putative mitochondrial protein AtMg00860, which produces MRKHQLFDKHNKYFFGVGRIKYLGHFITTEGVSIDSQKVKTVKKWILLTTIKQLRGFLGLARSYMRFIKGFRVINKLLTDLLKKDNFKWSHVVSTTFEQLKFALTEAPILALSNVIRLL; this is translated from the coding sequence ATGAGGAAACACCAACTATTTGATAAGCATAACAAGTATTTCTTTGGGGTTGGAAGAATAAAGTATCTGGGGCATTTTATTACTACAGAAGGGGTCTCAATAGACTCTCAGAAGGTGAAAACTGTGAAGAAATGGATCTTACTAACTACTATTAAACAACTTAGAGGGTTCTTGGGTCTAGCTAGGTCCTACATGAGATTTATCAAAGGATTTAGGGTTATCAACAAGCTACTAACTGATCTTCTCAAGAAGGATAATTTCAAGTGGTCACATGTTGTTTCTACAACTTTTGAGCAATTGAAATTTGCTTTAACTGAAGCACCAATCCTAGCATTGTCTAATGTTATAAGACTTTTATGA
- the LOC107783833 gene encoding histone H2A, which yields MEKKGAGGRKGGGPKKKAVSRSVKAGLQFPVGRIGRYLKKGRYAQRVGSGAPVYLSAVLEYLAAEVLELAGNAARDNKKTRIIPRHVLLAVRNDEELGKLLAGVTIAHGGVLPNINPVLLPKKSDKVGKEPAKSPSKATKSPKKA from the exons ATGGAGAAGAAGGGTGCTGGAGGAAGAAAGGGGGGTGGTCCAAAGAAGAAGGCCGTTTCCCGTTCCGTTAAGGCAGGTTTGCAGTTTCCAGTGGGTAGAATTGGGCGTTACCTGAAAAAGGGTCGATATGCTCAGCGTGTTGGAAGTGGTGCTCCTGTTTATCTTTCTGCTGTTCTTGAGTACCTTGCTGCCGAG GTTTTAGAATTGGCTGGAAATGCAGCGAGAGACAACAAGAAGACCAGGATAATACCGAGGCATGTTTTGTTAGCTGTAAGGAACGACGAAGAGCTTGGAAAACTTCTAGCTGGTGTAACCATTGCCCATGGAGGCGTGCTTCCTAACATCAATCCGGTTCTTCTGCCTAAGAAATCTGACAAAGTCGGAAAAGAACCTGCTAAATCGCCATCGAAGGCTACTAAGTCACCCAAGAAGGCCTAA
- the LOC107783830 gene encoding arginine biosynthesis bifunctional protein ArgJ, chloroplastic isoform X2: protein MSKEASNYIPAAPIFLPEGPWQQIPGGVTAAKGFKAAGMYGGLRALGEKPDLALVTCDVDAISAGAFTTNVVAAAPVLYCKSALNASKTARAVLINAGQANAATGDGGYQDVIECSSALAKLLQLKQDEVLIESTGVIGQRIKKEALLNSLPHLVSQLSSTVEGADSAAVAITTTDLVSKSLAVETEVRGARIRVGGMAKGSGMIHPNMATMLGVVTTDASVTSDVWRKMVQVAVNRSFNQITVDGDTSTNDTVIALASGLSESYEISSLNCSEAEHLQNCLDAVMQGLAKSIAWDGEGATCLIEVRVAGADNEADAAKIARSVAASSLVKAAVYGRDPNWGRIACAAGYAGIPFNSDKLRISLGDIVLMEAGQPLPFDRVAASNYLRKAGDVHGTVEIQISTGDGPGSGLAWGCDLSYDYVKINAEYTT, encoded by the exons ATGTCAAAGGAAGCATCAAATTATATACCAGCAGCTCCTATATTCCTACCTGAAGGACCATGGCAGCAG ATTCCTGGTGGTGTTACTGCTGCAAAGGGTTTCAAAGCTGCTGGGATGTATGGTGGATTGCGTGCTCTTGGAGAGAAGCCTGATCTCGCACTCGTCACTTGTGATGTAGATGCCATATCTGCAG GGGCATTTACTACAAATGTTGTTGCAGCTGCACCTGTACTATACTGTAAAAGCGCACTAAATGCATCTAAAACG GCTCGTGCAGTACTGATAAATGCTGGTCAAGCTAATGCGGCAACG gGTGATGGAGGTTATCAGGATGTAATAGAGTGCTCTAGTGCACTGGCTAAG TTGCTTCAACTGAAGCAAGATGAAGTCTTGATCGAATCCACTGGTGTAATAGGTCAAAGAATAAAGAAG GAGGCACTTCTCAACTCACTCCCACACCTTGTTAGCCAGCTTTCATCAACTGTGGAGGG GGCAGATTCTGCAGCAGTAGCTATAACGACCACTGATCTTGTTAGTAAGAGTTTGGCTGTTGAAACAGAG GTCAGAGGAGCTCGAATAAGAGTTGGGGGCATGGCAAAGGGCTCTGGGATGATTCATCCTAACATGGCAACAATGCTTGGT GTTGTAACTACCGATGCCTCGGTAACAAGTGATGTTTGGAGAAAAATGGTACAAGTTGCTGTAAATCGAAGTTTTAATCAAATTACT GTTGATGGAGACACCAGTACAAATGATACTGTCATTGCTCTGGCCAGCGGACTTTCAGAATCATATGAGATTTCTTCTTTGAACTGCTCCGAGGCAGAACACCTACAGAACTGCCTTGATGCT GTAATGCAGGGTCTAGCAAAATCAATAGCTTGGGATGGTGAAGGCGCaacatgtttgattgag GTGAGGGTTGCCGGTGCTGATAACGAAGCTGATGCAGCAAAGATTGCTCGTTCAGTGGCGGCTTCTTCACTTGTCAAG GCTGCTGTATACGGTAGGGATCCCAATTGGGGCCGTATTGCTTGTGCTGCTGGCTATGCAGGGATTCCTTTCAACTCCGACAAGCTTCGGATATCACTTGGAGATATTGTGCTTATGGAAGCAGGGCAACCACTTCCATTTGATAG GGTTGCAGCTAGCAATTATCTCCGAAAGGCTGGTGATGTCCACGGCACTGTCGAAATTCAAATATCAACTG GTGATGGTCCAGGAAGCGGACTAGCATGGGGCTGTGACTTGAGTTATGATTATGTCAAAATTAATGCAGAGTACACGACATGA
- the LOC107783830 gene encoding arginine biosynthesis bifunctional protein ArgJ, chloroplastic isoform X1, protein MSLSVPHFISVRFSDLNGLKVQAHGLPNQLRRDFKVFAVTSMSKEASNYIPAAPIFLPEGPWQQIPGGVTAAKGFKAAGMYGGLRALGEKPDLALVTCDVDAISAGAFTTNVVAAAPVLYCKSALNASKTARAVLINAGQANAATGDGGYQDVIECSSALAKLLQLKQDEVLIESTGVIGQRIKKEALLNSLPHLVSQLSSTVEGADSAAVAITTTDLVSKSLAVETEVRGARIRVGGMAKGSGMIHPNMATMLGVVTTDASVTSDVWRKMVQVAVNRSFNQITVDGDTSTNDTVIALASGLSESYEISSLNCSEAEHLQNCLDAVMQGLAKSIAWDGEGATCLIEVRVAGADNEADAAKIARSVAASSLVKAAVYGRDPNWGRIACAAGYAGIPFNSDKLRISLGDIVLMEAGQPLPFDRVAASNYLRKAGDVHGTVEIQISTGDGPGSGLAWGCDLSYDYVKINAEYTT, encoded by the exons ATGTCTTTATCTGTTCCTCATTTCATCTCTGTCCGATTCTCCGACCTCAATGGACTAAAG GTACAGGCACATGGGTTGCCAAATCAATTAAGGAGAGATTTTAAAGTATTTGCAGTTACATCAATGTCAAAGGAAGCATCAAATTATATACCAGCAGCTCCTATATTCCTACCTGAAGGACCATGGCAGCAG ATTCCTGGTGGTGTTACTGCTGCAAAGGGTTTCAAAGCTGCTGGGATGTATGGTGGATTGCGTGCTCTTGGAGAGAAGCCTGATCTCGCACTCGTCACTTGTGATGTAGATGCCATATCTGCAG GGGCATTTACTACAAATGTTGTTGCAGCTGCACCTGTACTATACTGTAAAAGCGCACTAAATGCATCTAAAACG GCTCGTGCAGTACTGATAAATGCTGGTCAAGCTAATGCGGCAACG gGTGATGGAGGTTATCAGGATGTAATAGAGTGCTCTAGTGCACTGGCTAAG TTGCTTCAACTGAAGCAAGATGAAGTCTTGATCGAATCCACTGGTGTAATAGGTCAAAGAATAAAGAAG GAGGCACTTCTCAACTCACTCCCACACCTTGTTAGCCAGCTTTCATCAACTGTGGAGGG GGCAGATTCTGCAGCAGTAGCTATAACGACCACTGATCTTGTTAGTAAGAGTTTGGCTGTTGAAACAGAG GTCAGAGGAGCTCGAATAAGAGTTGGGGGCATGGCAAAGGGCTCTGGGATGATTCATCCTAACATGGCAACAATGCTTGGT GTTGTAACTACCGATGCCTCGGTAACAAGTGATGTTTGGAGAAAAATGGTACAAGTTGCTGTAAATCGAAGTTTTAATCAAATTACT GTTGATGGAGACACCAGTACAAATGATACTGTCATTGCTCTGGCCAGCGGACTTTCAGAATCATATGAGATTTCTTCTTTGAACTGCTCCGAGGCAGAACACCTACAGAACTGCCTTGATGCT GTAATGCAGGGTCTAGCAAAATCAATAGCTTGGGATGGTGAAGGCGCaacatgtttgattgag GTGAGGGTTGCCGGTGCTGATAACGAAGCTGATGCAGCAAAGATTGCTCGTTCAGTGGCGGCTTCTTCACTTGTCAAG GCTGCTGTATACGGTAGGGATCCCAATTGGGGCCGTATTGCTTGTGCTGCTGGCTATGCAGGGATTCCTTTCAACTCCGACAAGCTTCGGATATCACTTGGAGATATTGTGCTTATGGAAGCAGGGCAACCACTTCCATTTGATAG GGTTGCAGCTAGCAATTATCTCCGAAAGGCTGGTGATGTCCACGGCACTGTCGAAATTCAAATATCAACTG GTGATGGTCCAGGAAGCGGACTAGCATGGGGCTGTGACTTGAGTTATGATTATGTCAAAATTAATGCAGAGTACACGACATGA